The Listeria welshimeri serovar 6b str. SLCC5334 genome has a window encoding:
- a CDS encoding helix-hairpin-helix domain-containing protein: protein MPTDLMKLPGIGRKMVGMLNEIGIMDVSDLIGKNPLALYEDTCEKRGERMDPCVLYTYRCAVYVAETENSEQEADLRKWWNWKDRKHINERN from the coding sequence ATGCCAACTGATTTAATGAAATTACCTGGAATAGGTCGGAAAATGGTAGGAATGCTAAATGAAATTGGAATTATGGACGTTTCTGATTTAATAGGGAAGAATCCACTGGCTTTATATGAGGATACTTGTGAAAAACGTGGAGAGAGAATGGATCCATGTGTACTATATACGTATCGTTGTGCAGTATACGTTGCGGAAACAGAGAATAGTGAGCAAGAAGCTGATTTACGAAAATGGTGGAATTGGAAAGATAGAAAGCATATAAACGAAAGGAATTGA
- a CDS encoding MerR family transcriptional regulator, which yields MNIKEASEKSGVSADTIRYYERIGLIPPVHRNENGVRKFGAEDLRWIQFSRQMRRAGLSIEALIDYLALFREGEHTLEARVELLKEQRVDLKNRINIMQEALDRLDFKINNYDTHLIPAQQKLKDF from the coding sequence ATGAATATAAAAGAAGCTAGTGAAAAAAGTGGCGTTTCTGCTGATACAATTCGTTACTATGAACGAATTGGTTTAATTCCTCCTGTACATCGCAATGAAAATGGCGTGCGCAAATTTGGTGCTGAAGATTTACGTTGGATTCAATTTAGCCGTCAAATGCGTCGTGCTGGTTTATCTATTGAAGCTCTGATTGATTATTTAGCGCTTTTCCGAGAAGGCGAACATACGCTAGAAGCTCGCGTTGAACTTCTGAAAGAACAGCGCGTCGACTTAAAAAATCGTATTAATATCATGCAAGAAGCACTCGACCGCCTTGATTTCAAAATTAACAATTATGATACCCATCTCATTCCCGCACAACAAAAACTAAAAGATTTTTAA
- a CDS encoding cupin domain-containing protein — protein sequence MTTLENSVIFDKGELITNDYFIGNAYLKMLVPEDTVYNCPIGNVTFEPGARNNWHIHDGGQILLVTGGTGYYQEEGQPAKLLKEGDVVTIPKDVKHWHGATKDSWFVHLAISTNVELGGTTWLEPVSDEHYDKL from the coding sequence ATGACTACACTTGAAAATAGCGTTATTTTTGATAAAGGGGAGCTGATTACAAATGACTACTTTATCGGAAATGCTTACTTAAAAATGCTTGTACCAGAAGATACTGTTTACAATTGTCCTATTGGAAATGTTACTTTTGAACCCGGAGCCCGAAACAATTGGCATATACATGACGGCGGACAAATACTCCTTGTGACTGGAGGAACCGGCTACTACCAAGAGGAAGGTCAACCTGCCAAGCTCCTTAAAGAAGGCGATGTGGTTACTATTCCTAAAGATGTAAAACATTGGCACGGCGCTACGAAAGATAGCTGGTTTGTTCACCTAGCCATTTCTACCAACGTTGAATTGGGTGGAACTACTTGGTTAGAGCCAGTTTCCGATGAACATTATGATAAATTATAA
- a CDS encoding HAD family hydrolase, with protein sequence MYKAIIFDVDGTILDTEKAVLHSLQTVLADEGVNYELDELRFVLGITGAAAVEQLNILDQERVLDKWIEREASFIDEVEVFEGIHQVLHAIPESGVVTSKNALEMDKGFYPFDIHHHFQAIVCASDTENHKPHPDPLLKGMELLGREPNEVLYVGDSIYDMKCAHAAGAHFGLALWGAKTTKGFENAELIFEKPEDILAYVSK encoded by the coding sequence ATGTACAAAGCAATCATTTTTGACGTAGACGGAACTATTTTAGATACGGAAAAAGCAGTTTTACATTCACTTCAAACAGTTTTAGCTGACGAAGGCGTGAATTATGAACTGGATGAATTACGATTTGTACTCGGTATTACTGGGGCTGCTGCGGTGGAACAATTAAATATTTTAGATCAAGAAAGAGTACTTGATAAGTGGATTGAACGGGAAGCCTCATTTATTGATGAAGTAGAAGTTTTTGAAGGAATTCATCAAGTATTGCATGCGATTCCAGAGAGCGGTGTAGTGACTTCTAAAAATGCCCTCGAAATGGACAAAGGGTTTTATCCTTTTGATATTCATCATCACTTTCAGGCAATTGTTTGTGCGAGTGATACAGAAAACCATAAACCCCATCCTGATCCACTTTTGAAAGGTATGGAGCTGCTAGGTAGAGAGCCTAATGAGGTGCTTTATGTAGGGGATTCTATTTATGATATGAAATGTGCCCATGCGGCCGGAGCTCATTTTGGCTTAGCGCTTTGGGGGGCAAAAACAACTAAAGGCTTTGAAAATGCAGAACTTATTTTTGAAAAACCAGAAGATATTTTAGCGTATGTAAGTAAATAA
- a CDS encoding LacI family DNA-binding transcriptional regulator — MPNIKEIAKLAGVSVTTVSRVLNNHPYVAEEKRARVQAVIDELDYSPNRSAMDLARGKTNTVGVIIPYNDHPWFDKIVNGILEAAFKNRYSVTLFPTGYDPKEEEKYLMRLKTKQVDGLIITSRANNWDVILPYLAYGPIIACEYVESKEISCSYIDRVKAYRAGFQFLQDEGYKKVAFTAGRESRESTSTYGKINAYEQVFGSVGENRFLGECYTLEDGLKAGKHFFSEEKDWPDAIYANGDEVAAGVMYHLKELGLRVPEDVAILGQENLPIGKALEITTLDHHLKKLGGNAFSIFEQGKVQKLKVEHELIRRKTV, encoded by the coding sequence ATGCCAAATATTAAAGAAATAGCCAAATTAGCGGGAGTTTCCGTGACGACAGTTTCGCGTGTGCTTAATAACCATCCGTATGTTGCGGAAGAGAAAAGAGCTCGTGTGCAAGCCGTTATTGATGAATTAGACTATTCGCCTAACCGCAGCGCCATGGATTTAGCGCGTGGGAAAACAAATACGGTTGGCGTGATTATACCTTACAATGATCATCCGTGGTTTGACAAAATTGTGAATGGCATTTTAGAAGCGGCTTTTAAAAATCGTTATTCGGTAACCCTTTTTCCAACAGGATATGATCCAAAAGAAGAAGAAAAATACTTAATGCGCTTGAAAACGAAGCAAGTAGATGGATTAATTATTACTTCGCGTGCCAATAATTGGGATGTGATTTTACCATATCTGGCTTATGGTCCGATTATTGCGTGTGAATATGTGGAATCCAAAGAGATATCATGCTCCTATATTGACCGAGTGAAGGCTTACCGAGCAGGGTTTCAATTTTTACAAGATGAAGGTTATAAAAAAGTAGCTTTCACAGCAGGTCGCGAATCGCGAGAAAGTACTAGTACATATGGAAAAATTAATGCGTATGAGCAAGTTTTTGGTTCCGTTGGTGAAAATCGGTTTTTAGGAGAATGTTATACACTGGAAGATGGTTTAAAGGCGGGGAAACACTTTTTTTCGGAAGAGAAAGATTGGCCTGATGCGATTTATGCGAATGGTGATGAGGTCGCGGCGGGAGTTATGTATCATCTGAAAGAACTGGGATTACGTGTGCCAGAAGATGTAGCCATTTTAGGACAGGAAAATCTGCCTATTGGTAAAGCGCTTGAAATTACAACGCTTGATCATCATCTGAAAAAACTAGGAGGAAATGCTTTTTCTATTTTTGAACAAGGCAAAGTGCAAAAACTAAAGGTGGAACATGAGCTAATTAGAAGAAAGACAGTGTGA
- a CDS encoding MATE family efflux transporter codes for MKEQSKRLGEDSIPSLMARLSIPAFIGMFVMGMYNIVDTIFVSYGVGPSGVAALSIAFPVQMILMAMAAMFGIGGASIISRSLGAGEQKNANKVFHQVIWLVVISSIFIAIITFIFLDPLITLFGAPADIHDIASDFLSLILLGAVFQTFAMAMNNIVRSEGNAKTAMLTMIISAILNMILNPIFIMGFGMGVRGSALATVIAQAVGAIWLLIYFLSGKSTLSLKGFSFRMDFPLIRRIMAIGFPSFIMMSAGSIVTVAVNWMLNIYGGTMAIAVYGIANRIASFVIMPINGVTQGMQPIVGFNYGSRQFERVMKAVKVSMMAATVMSLIAWGLVEIFPGLLVRIFSNDPELIAQGTTAVRFMLLAAPTIGFQIVCGGLYQALGRARISFIISLMRQIICLVPLLLILPQFFGLDGIWYAFPLADLGAFTVCLVIMSKTWRRIFKNPEIV; via the coding sequence ATGAAAGAACAGAGTAAACGATTAGGTGAAGATAGTATTCCATCACTCATGGCGCGTTTGTCGATTCCGGCATTTATCGGTATGTTTGTTATGGGTATGTATAATATTGTAGATACGATTTTTGTGTCGTATGGTGTTGGCCCATCAGGGGTTGCTGCACTCTCAATTGCTTTTCCAGTACAAATGATACTGATGGCGATGGCTGCGATGTTCGGGATTGGGGGCGCTTCGATTATTTCCCGTTCGCTTGGTGCTGGGGAACAAAAGAACGCCAATAAAGTATTCCACCAAGTTATTTGGTTAGTGGTGATTTCCAGTATTTTTATTGCAATTATTACTTTTATTTTCTTAGATCCGCTTATTACGCTTTTCGGGGCGCCAGCGGATATTCACGATATTGCAAGCGACTTTTTATCACTTATTTTATTAGGAGCTGTGTTCCAAACCTTTGCGATGGCGATGAATAATATCGTTCGCTCGGAAGGTAATGCCAAAACAGCGATGCTAACAATGATTATTTCTGCCATTTTAAATATGATTTTAAACCCGATTTTTATTATGGGATTCGGGATGGGAGTCCGTGGTTCTGCGCTTGCGACCGTAATTGCACAAGCGGTTGGCGCGATTTGGCTGTTGATTTACTTTTTATCAGGAAAAAGTACTTTATCGTTAAAAGGTTTTTCATTTCGTATGGATTTCCCGCTAATTCGCCGGATTATGGCGATTGGATTTCCGTCATTTATTATGATGTCCGCAGGTAGTATTGTAACGGTTGCGGTAAACTGGATGCTTAATATTTATGGCGGAACGATGGCGATTGCAGTGTACGGGATTGCGAATCGAATTGCTTCATTTGTTATTATGCCAATCAATGGTGTTACACAAGGAATGCAGCCAATTGTTGGCTTTAACTACGGTTCCAGACAATTCGAACGCGTTATGAAGGCAGTCAAAGTATCCATGATGGCAGCAACTGTAATGTCACTTATTGCTTGGGGCTTAGTAGAAATTTTCCCAGGATTGCTCGTAAGAATTTTCTCTAACGATCCAGAACTGATTGCACAAGGAACAACCGCCGTTAGATTTATGCTACTCGCTGCACCAACAATTGGATTCCAAATTGTCTGCGGAGGGCTATATCAAGCGCTTGGTCGAGCACGAATTTCATTTATCATTTCCTTAATGCGCCAAATCATCTGTTTAGTTCCGCTGTTACTTATTTTGCCGCAATTCTTTGGATTAGATGGTATTTGGTACGCGTTCCCACTTGCGGATTTAGGAGCTTTCACCGTTTGTCTCGTTATTATGAGCAAAACATGGCGCCGAATTTTTAAAAACCCTGAAATAGTTTAA
- a CDS encoding NAD-dependent protein deacylase — MNNLKEAIKKADNIVFLTGAGVSVPSGIPDYRSKNGLYAGMSSPEYMLSHTCLTREPEKFYQFVMENMYYPDAVPNLIHTKMAEMESKKNVTIITQNIDGLHEKAGSKKVVNFHGSLYDCYCQKCGMSVPAEDYLKSDIHSECSGIVRPDVVLYEEAIPERAIDQSLEAMRQADLIVIVGTSFRVSPFCNLTDYRNNKARVFAVNKERISLPYPFEMIENDAVKVFAEI, encoded by the coding sequence ATGAATAATTTAAAGGAAGCGATAAAAAAAGCAGATAATATTGTTTTTCTAACTGGAGCGGGTGTTTCTGTGCCTTCAGGAATTCCGGATTATCGTTCGAAAAATGGTCTGTATGCAGGAATGAGTAGCCCAGAATATATGCTTAGCCATACATGCCTCACTCGTGAACCAGAGAAATTTTATCAATTTGTTATGGAAAATATGTATTATCCAGATGCAGTCCCAAATCTGATTCATACAAAAATGGCAGAAATGGAGTCAAAGAAAAATGTCACAATCATAACACAAAATATTGATGGACTGCATGAAAAAGCTGGTTCTAAAAAAGTGGTTAATTTTCATGGTAGTTTATATGATTGTTATTGCCAGAAGTGCGGAATGAGTGTTCCTGCAGAGGATTATTTGAAATCAGATATCCATTCAGAGTGCTCGGGGATAGTTCGTCCAGATGTGGTTCTTTATGAAGAGGCAATTCCAGAAAGAGCAATAGATCAATCGCTTGAAGCTATGAGGCAAGCAGATTTGATAGTCATTGTGGGGACTTCTTTTCGAGTGAGTCCGTTTTGTAATTTAACGGATTATCGAAATAACAAAGCGCGAGTTTTTGCTGTTAATAAAGAACGAATTTCACTTCCGTATCCTTTTGAAATGATTGAAAATGATGCAGTGAAAGTTTTTGCGGAGATTTGA
- a CDS encoding MarR family winged helix-turn-helix transcriptional regulator, whose amino-acid sequence MADRQEFLTKAIAIIHRSESTFKNKKLLKTGLNIGQLRYLWTLYKEDGISQESMAKRFMVDKASVTRQIKRLEELGMIRREMDAKDRRIQRIFVTDMGYQMRDLIEEVTKEWSARLTAGFSEKEKDDLMHLIGRLSDNAIVAMEGGENE is encoded by the coding sequence ATGGCAGATAGACAGGAATTTTTAACGAAGGCCATTGCAATTATTCATCGTTCAGAAAGCACTTTTAAAAATAAAAAATTACTTAAAACTGGGCTTAATATAGGTCAATTGCGTTATTTATGGACACTTTATAAAGAAGATGGGATTTCTCAAGAATCCATGGCAAAAAGATTTATGGTGGATAAAGCAAGTGTGACTCGGCAAATTAAGCGTCTGGAGGAACTGGGCATGATTCGTCGCGAAATGGATGCGAAAGATAGACGTATTCAGCGGATTTTTGTGACAGATATGGGTTATCAGATGCGTGATTTAATTGAAGAAGTGACAAAAGAATGGTCTGCGCGTTTAACAGCAGGATTTAGTGAAAAGGAAAAAGATGATTTAATGCATTTGATAGGACGACTTTCTGATAATGCGATTGTAGCAATGGAAGGAGGAGAGAATGAATGA
- a CDS encoding GNAT family N-acetyltransferase → MEIKQISAEETQDIRHRVLRPEQPESNAIYPNDDLEGTFHLGAFENDVLLGVASFYPEKSAVIMNHAQYRIRGVATERRMRLKGLGTALLAEGEAKIWARGAEIIWCNARIVAVGFYEKHGYRKVGKSFVIPGIGEHYLMTKPNPNKTVDQDC, encoded by the coding sequence GTGGAAATCAAACAAATCAGTGCAGAAGAGACGCAAGATATTAGACACCGGGTTCTTCGCCCAGAACAGCCAGAAAGTAATGCGATTTATCCTAATGATGATTTGGAGGGGACTTTTCATTTAGGTGCTTTTGAAAATGATGTTTTGCTCGGGGTGGCAAGTTTTTATCCAGAAAAATCCGCTGTAATTATGAATCATGCACAGTACCGGATTCGCGGCGTAGCAACAGAACGACGGATGCGCTTGAAAGGTCTTGGCACAGCATTGCTTGCAGAAGGTGAAGCAAAAATATGGGCGCGCGGTGCAGAAATTATCTGGTGTAATGCACGGATTGTCGCTGTGGGTTTTTATGAAAAACACGGCTATCGTAAAGTAGGTAAATCCTTTGTTATTCCCGGCATCGGCGAACATTACTTAATGACAAAACCAAATCCAAATAAAACAGTGGACCAAGATTGCTAA
- a CDS encoding helix-turn-helix domain-containing protein: MHIKILKNRYPNIIVSKNPIKSTTDTISFFEEPYYFTIPKSNLSEEEATLLHTLFPEPLPTFTKESTQFWFDLLFGNEEVAITNEKETYRITQFHIKTTMTKSLLQEWQKALLSFFSPDAELIMFSANYGVIIEKSTGSLLGEEELIAVAGTLENDFYIQSTFFMGLFHPLNDKLRGLFAEERAIFNYNNREVVQTVASESLKVIAIRMKESLITNELNSFFHQDDTWIPLIHTLFKNQGNISLTAKELFMHRNTIQYRLDKFYEQTNLSLRKMDGLLLAYLATLQSNTKNNSHE, encoded by the coding sequence GTGCATATTAAAATATTAAAAAATAGATATCCCAATATTATTGTTTCAAAAAACCCAATAAAATCAACTACTGATACGATTTCATTTTTCGAGGAGCCGTATTATTTTACTATTCCTAAAAGCAATCTTTCTGAAGAAGAAGCCACATTGTTACATACGCTATTTCCAGAACCATTACCAACCTTTACCAAAGAATCCACCCAATTTTGGTTCGATTTACTATTTGGAAATGAAGAAGTCGCGATTACGAATGAAAAAGAAACATATCGCATAACCCAGTTTCACATTAAAACTACAATGACTAAGAGTCTATTACAAGAATGGCAAAAAGCTTTACTAAGTTTCTTTAGTCCTGATGCCGAGCTAATTATGTTTTCCGCTAATTATGGCGTGATTATTGAAAAATCCACCGGCTCACTACTTGGAGAAGAAGAACTTATTGCAGTGGCAGGAACACTTGAAAACGATTTCTATATTCAATCCACTTTTTTTATGGGTCTTTTCCATCCGCTGAACGATAAATTACGTGGTTTATTTGCGGAGGAACGTGCCATTTTCAATTATAATAATCGGGAGGTCGTCCAAACAGTAGCTTCCGAAAGTTTAAAAGTCATCGCCATTCGAATGAAGGAAAGTTTAATTACTAACGAGCTAAATAGTTTCTTCCATCAAGACGATACTTGGATTCCCCTAATTCATACGCTGTTTAAAAATCAAGGGAACATCAGCCTTACTGCCAAAGAACTGTTTATGCACCGGAATACAATTCAATACCGTTTGGATAAATTTTATGAGCAGACAAACCTCTCCCTTCGAAAAATGGACGGACTGCTCTTAGCTTATCTTGCAACGCTTCAATCAAATACTAAAAACAACAGCCATGAATAA
- the mbcS gene encoding acyl-CoA synthetase MbcS has protein sequence MNSENLIAPELYNITDEIAKFSSEKTALIWKNDHDETKTWSYRHLLEQANKFANVVKNAGVKKGDHVIVMTPRALETYAIYMGLWKAGAIIIPASELLKAHDLEYRIHHANVKAIVSYSGMTAEFDKIEKIPSVSKKIIVGGKLSGWDHYETLMDSASTDFERVETSRDDACLLAFTSGTTGNPKGVVHIHGWGYAHIRIAADHWLDIHEDDIVWATAGPGWQKWVWSPFLSVLGKGATGFIYSGRFIPEKQLHLLEEEKINVLCCTPTEYRLMAKVNHLREHDLSSLRSAVSAGEPLNREVIQVFQDNFNIKVRDGYGQTESTLLIGTLVDTPIRPGSMGKPIMPEYMAIIDADGNPVGVGEIGDIAMRKDFPALFKEYYKEPERLQKAIRGDYFVSGDRAIRDEDNYYWFQGRNDDIIISSGYTIGPFEVEDALTHHPAVKEVAVVASPDEIRGTVVKAFIVLKDGYEGTEDLVHELQTFTKEQTAPYKYPRRIEFVESLPKTDSGKIRRVELRDAEFASVNK, from the coding sequence ATGAATTCAGAGAACCTAATTGCTCCAGAACTTTATAATATCACCGACGAGATTGCTAAATTTAGTTCTGAAAAAACTGCCTTAATTTGGAAGAATGACCACGATGAAACAAAAACTTGGAGTTATCGTCACCTGCTTGAACAAGCGAATAAATTTGCTAATGTGGTAAAAAATGCTGGTGTTAAAAAAGGAGATCACGTCATTGTTATGACACCTAGAGCACTTGAAACTTACGCCATCTATATGGGTTTGTGGAAAGCTGGGGCTATTATCATTCCCGCATCCGAACTACTTAAAGCCCATGATTTAGAATACCGTATTCACCACGCAAACGTAAAAGCAATCGTTTCTTACAGCGGAATGACAGCAGAATTTGATAAAATTGAAAAAATTCCTTCTGTATCGAAAAAAATTATTGTTGGTGGCAAATTATCCGGCTGGGATCATTATGAAACATTAATGGATTCGGCTTCTACTGATTTTGAACGCGTAGAAACTTCTCGCGATGATGCTTGCCTGCTTGCTTTCACAAGTGGCACAACTGGTAATCCTAAAGGGGTTGTACATATTCATGGTTGGGGTTATGCACATATTCGTATTGCAGCTGATCATTGGCTCGATATTCATGAAGATGATATCGTCTGGGCTACAGCAGGACCTGGTTGGCAAAAATGGGTTTGGTCTCCTTTCCTTTCTGTACTTGGAAAAGGCGCGACCGGTTTTATTTACAGCGGTCGTTTCATTCCTGAAAAACAACTTCATTTACTAGAAGAAGAAAAAATTAACGTACTATGTTGTACGCCAACGGAATATCGCTTAATGGCAAAAGTAAATCATTTACGTGAACATGATTTAAGTTCGCTTCGTAGCGCCGTTTCAGCAGGAGAACCTTTAAACCGAGAAGTTATTCAAGTTTTCCAAGATAATTTTAACATTAAAGTCCGTGATGGCTACGGTCAGACGGAAAGTACCCTTTTGATTGGAACACTTGTTGATACACCAATTCGTCCTGGGTCAATGGGTAAACCAATTATGCCTGAATACATGGCGATTATTGATGCAGATGGAAATCCTGTCGGGGTTGGCGAAATTGGTGATATCGCTATGCGTAAAGACTTCCCGGCACTTTTCAAAGAGTATTATAAGGAACCCGAACGCTTGCAAAAAGCGATTCGTGGTGATTATTTTGTTTCTGGTGACCGTGCAATCCGTGATGAAGATAATTATTACTGGTTCCAAGGCCGGAATGATGACATTATTATTAGCTCCGGATACACCATCGGACCATTTGAAGTTGAGGACGCGCTCACACATCACCCCGCTGTAAAAGAAGTCGCTGTTGTCGCAAGTCCTGACGAAATCCGTGGTACTGTTGTAAAAGCGTTCATCGTTTTAAAAGATGGATACGAGGGCACCGAGGATCTTGTTCATGAATTACAAACATTTACAAAAGAACAAACTGCTCCATATAAATACCCTCGCCGAATTGAATTTGTTGAGTCATTACCGAAAACTGATTCTGGTAAAATTCGCCGCGTCGAGTTGCGTGATGCGGAGTTTGCTAGTGTTAATAAATAA
- a CDS encoding hemolysin family protein gives MNPDPESQQIILQLILIVVLTMLNAFFASAEMALVSLNKNRVKSQAETGDKKAVMLAKLVDDPSKFLATIQVGITLAGFFSSASAATSIATRLESVFGGSSFAKELSIIVVTIVLSYITLVFGELYPKRLALQKSEKIARVSVRPIMAVGVVLRPFVKFLSFSTDILVKLTRMEKNTDNEKMTREEMQLLIETGRRDGVIEVEELQMLRGVFEMDNKYAREVMVPRTDAFMVDAETESEELCDALLSENFSRVPVYIDNQDSVLGILHMKDFFAEARKSGFENIDVKSLVKDAYFAQETMFIDDLLKNMQRTRNQMAILMDEYGGVAGIITVEDLLEEIVGEIDDENDVFSDEVKKINDTTFIVEGRMTLDDFNKMFHVELPSRGVDTVAGFVLTLTGTIPEEDDKVVVEYGTLRFTVEEMNDARLVSVRVEKDIQTNELGQMA, from the coding sequence ATGAACCCTGACCCCGAGAGTCAGCAGATTATCTTGCAGTTAATTCTTATTGTGGTGTTGACAATGCTCAACGCATTCTTTGCCTCAGCAGAGATGGCCCTTGTATCACTAAACAAAAATCGTGTGAAAAGCCAAGCAGAAACAGGCGATAAAAAGGCTGTAATGCTTGCTAAACTCGTAGATGATCCAAGTAAATTTCTCGCTACTATTCAAGTTGGTATTACACTTGCAGGATTCTTCTCAAGTGCGTCGGCCGCAACGAGCATTGCGACTAGACTTGAATCGGTTTTTGGTGGAAGTAGTTTTGCGAAAGAATTATCCATTATCGTTGTTACTATTGTGTTATCGTATATCACATTAGTATTCGGCGAGCTTTATCCAAAGCGTTTAGCACTCCAAAAATCAGAAAAAATTGCCCGCGTTTCCGTACGACCAATTATGGCAGTTGGTGTTGTGCTTCGTCCGTTCGTAAAATTCTTATCATTTTCCACAGATATTCTTGTAAAACTAACAAGAATGGAGAAAAATACAGATAATGAAAAAATGACACGGGAAGAAATGCAGTTGCTCATTGAAACTGGTCGGCGTGATGGTGTAATTGAGGTAGAAGAATTACAAATGCTTCGTGGTGTATTTGAAATGGATAATAAATATGCACGTGAAGTGATGGTGCCACGAACAGATGCGTTTATGGTTGATGCCGAAACAGAATCGGAAGAACTTTGTGACGCATTATTAAGTGAGAATTTTTCAAGAGTTCCTGTCTATATAGACAATCAGGACTCGGTGTTAGGTATTCTGCATATGAAAGATTTTTTTGCGGAAGCGAGAAAGTCAGGTTTTGAAAACATTGATGTGAAGTCGCTTGTTAAAGATGCGTATTTTGCACAAGAGACAATGTTCATTGATGACTTACTTAAAAATATGCAAAGAACTAGGAATCAAATGGCAATTCTGATGGATGAATATGGTGGTGTGGCAGGTATTATCACTGTAGAGGATTTATTAGAAGAAATTGTTGGCGAAATTGACGATGAAAACGATGTGTTTTCTGATGAAGTAAAGAAAATTAATGATACGACATTTATCGTTGAAGGCCGTATGACACTTGATGATTTCAATAAAATGTTTCACGTGGAACTTCCATCACGTGGCGTAGATACTGTGGCTGGATTTGTCCTTACTTTAACTGGAACTATTCCTGAAGAAGATGATAAAGTAGTGGTAGAATACGGTACGCTACGATTTACAGTAGAAGAAATGAATGATGCCAGACTGGTTTCGGTTCGCGTGGAAAAAGACATCCAAACAAACGAACTTGGACAAATGGCTTAA